From Deinococcus betulae, one genomic window encodes:
- a CDS encoding ABC transporter substrate-binding protein yields MKYTRPLGAAALATLALTLAACNNRSGNAGNGTADTLVVQESADIPTLDPGTTYDTASGQIVENLYETLLTYDGSSISELAPQLATEWKEENGGREYRFTLREGVKFHSGNDMTCADAEYSFRRNLVTNTADSGNWFIAESLLGTGANANDDKSITWQRITDAVRCDDQTLVFTLPKTDPAFLAKLAYVGQSIVDSKHAAEIGEWDGTEATWKDAVGKDLAGSPLSQKPSGTGAYKLVERSATAVTATAFEDYWGEAPKLKNVLIQKVPESAPRIQAFLAGDADLIETGGRAIIEEQLRDQDGVVVVDDLADTTAAGISLNQNIKKGGALGSGKLDGQGIPANFFSDADVRRGFVAAFDVPKYIEQVQTGKGEARNFLLPETFPGYDGSVETASFDPEIARAAFQRAWGGQVWENGFILNASYRAGSTANQTAMELLKTNIEALNPKFKVNLTAKEWSEMIKSGTAGTEAMMPTAWAPDYADPDNFVHTFYASEGYYNPRIGAGDAQIDGWINEARATTDTDRRNDLYSQIAARAQEQALYIIMPSNPTVFVHRDNLQGAGEATFNPLSAFITGTLWKNLSKS; encoded by the coding sequence ATGAAGTACACCCGTCCCCTGGGCGCTGCGGCGCTTGCCACCTTGGCCTTGACCCTGGCCGCTTGCAACAACCGCAGCGGCAACGCTGGAAACGGCACGGCCGATACGCTGGTCGTGCAGGAATCGGCCGACATCCCCACCCTGGACCCCGGCACCACCTACGACACCGCCAGCGGCCAGATTGTCGAGAACCTGTACGAGACGCTGCTGACCTACGACGGCAGCAGCATCAGCGAACTGGCGCCCCAGCTCGCCACCGAATGGAAAGAGGAGAACGGCGGGCGCGAATACCGCTTTACCCTGCGTGAAGGCGTGAAGTTTCACAGCGGCAACGACATGACCTGCGCCGACGCGGAATACAGCTTCCGCCGCAACCTCGTGACCAACACGGCCGACAGCGGCAACTGGTTTATCGCCGAGTCGCTGCTGGGCACCGGCGCCAACGCCAACGACGACAAGAGCATCACCTGGCAGCGCATCACGGACGCTGTGCGCTGCGACGACCAGACCCTGGTCTTCACGCTGCCCAAGACCGACCCGGCCTTCCTGGCCAAGCTGGCTTACGTGGGCCAGAGCATTGTGGACAGCAAGCACGCGGCCGAGATTGGCGAGTGGGACGGCACCGAGGCCACCTGGAAAGACGCGGTCGGCAAGGACCTGGCCGGCAGTCCCCTGTCGCAGAAGCCCAGCGGCACGGGCGCCTACAAACTGGTTGAGCGCTCGGCCACCGCCGTGACCGCCACCGCCTTTGAAGACTACTGGGGCGAGGCGCCGAAGCTGAAAAACGTGCTGATTCAGAAGGTGCCCGAATCGGCCCCGCGGATTCAGGCCTTCCTGGCCGGAGACGCCGACCTGATTGAAACGGGCGGCCGCGCGATCATCGAAGAGCAGCTGCGTGATCAGGACGGCGTGGTCGTCGTGGATGACCTGGCGGACACCACCGCTGCGGGCATCAGCCTGAACCAGAACATTAAGAAGGGCGGCGCGCTGGGCAGCGGCAAGCTGGATGGTCAGGGCATCCCCGCCAATTTCTTCAGTGACGCCGACGTGCGCCGGGGCTTCGTGGCCGCCTTCGACGTGCCCAAGTACATTGAGCAGGTGCAAACCGGTAAAGGCGAGGCCCGCAACTTCCTGCTGCCCGAAACCTTCCCGGGCTACGACGGCTCGGTGGAAACGGCCAGCTTTGACCCCGAAATCGCCCGCGCGGCCTTCCAGCGCGCCTGGGGCGGCCAGGTGTGGGAAAACGGCTTTATCCTCAATGCGTCCTACCGCGCGGGTAGCACCGCCAACCAGACGGCGATGGAACTGCTGAAAACCAACATTGAAGCCCTGAACCCCAAGTTCAAGGTCAACCTCACGGCCAAAGAGTGGAGCGAGATGATCAAGTCGGGCACTGCCGGCACCGAGGCCATGATGCCCACCGCCTGGGCGCCCGACTACGCCGACCCTGACAACTTCGTGCATACCTTCTATGCCTCGGAGGGGTACTACAACCCCCGCATCGGGGCGGGCGACGCCCAGATTGACGGCTGGATTAATGAGGCCCGCGCCACCACCGATACGGACCGCCGCAACGACCTGTACTCGCAGATTGCGGCCCGTGCCCAGGAGCAGGCGCTGTACATCATCATGCCCAGCAACCCCACGGTCTTCGTGCACCGCGACAACCTGCAAGGGGCGGGCGAGGCCACCTTCAACCCATTGAGCGCCTTCATCACCGGCACCCTCTGGAAGAACCTCAGCAAGAGCTGA
- a CDS encoding response regulator: MLDEHTLEASARPITLLLVDDHPVVRKGTRELLESESDLRVVGEAGSGEEAIVKARDLTPDVILMDVSMPGMNGIDATKAIKAIQPGVGVLVLTSYDDDAYVFALLEAGAAGYLLKNASEDDLLGAVRAVAAGESALHPSVARKVLERFSTHTTPTPPEDDLSPRELEVLRVAATGRTNKEIARDLDISPRTVQVHLANIFSKLGVGSRTEAVLYGIKRGWIDPKNL, encoded by the coding sequence ATGCTGGACGAACACACCCTGGAGGCTTCTGCCCGCCCCATCACGCTGCTGCTGGTGGATGACCACCCGGTTGTGCGCAAGGGCACGCGCGAGCTGCTGGAGAGCGAAAGCGACCTGCGGGTGGTAGGCGAGGCCGGCAGCGGCGAGGAAGCCATCGTCAAGGCGCGCGACCTGACCCCCGACGTGATTCTGATGGACGTGTCCATGCCCGGCATGAATGGGATTGACGCCACCAAGGCCATCAAGGCCATTCAGCCGGGTGTGGGCGTGCTGGTGCTGACCAGCTATGACGACGACGCGTACGTCTTTGCCCTGCTTGAAGCGGGGGCCGCAGGTTACCTACTGAAAAACGCCAGCGAGGACGACCTGCTGGGCGCCGTGCGCGCCGTGGCGGCTGGCGAAAGCGCCCTGCACCCCAGCGTGGCCCGCAAGGTGCTGGAACGCTTTTCGACCCACACCACCCCCACGCCCCCCGAGGATGACCTCTCGCCGCGTGAGCTGGAGGTGCTGCGCGTGGCGGCCACCGGGCGCACCAACAAGGAGATTGCCCGCGACCTGGACATCAGCCCCCGCACCGTGCAGGTCCATCTGGCCAACATTTTTTCCAAGCTGGGCGTGGGCAGCCGCACCGAGGCTGTGCTGTACGGCATCAAGCGCGGCTGGATTGACCCCAAGAATCTGTAA
- a CDS encoding GAF domain-containing sensor histidine kinase yields the protein MTDWRGDAAEAGEGAAAGPPVRLAPAPALPPFPPTLSAAASTAQFGEGLAAYACRVTHAHGVRVWVVTGGALTPVAEEGRGLGLSNGELAQAALTVGALQEEGMLCALPFGCGVLEFVGAAPEGVQALLGASPLLALAVEGVQAREARRGHGRIAETVEGLVRRLGGSLNLAEVLTVTAQSAALALGFRRAFVALFSELRDSGARTGEVFTYGFAEPFSGGIGVGPVTFEALVGRGEAIRFERSRDAHTPLARGLAELNPGAAVIAPLSARGQALGLLYVDTSAPGASASEDDARLVLALAEQASLAIDNARLYGIETRKREAAEALREAGAALAGSLHLTETLERVLERAVTLFRADAAAVYERQPDGRTVNIRSALGLPSEYMLRVRAKVGVGVTGRAIAECAPVAARDLNTEHLGGSSRYTRQLLASGRYPYRGVLSLPLTTRAGVFGALTLYWEAALPLDGDDLALAAVFASQAGLAIENARLYEEELRRENEAAALLSVARVLGENQSDAALGDTARLATHALNATRGLIALTDEGGEFTRCATYNLHVPTPADLVALAAQLGRGPRALTRRHTLPVAGSALVVPLLGPLPPGSAGSAGPPLLGFLYLDDPGTDPPGEHLLLLARSIAEQIAQTLTRERLLSALAREEARYRQLAEGAHDLIVSTDDRGVMTYANPAARALLEPLTGPLDGASFLTLPTPDTRPALEGAWRAARTQPGGSRADIQVGSYRLEVRLSSVDGGRGVLTVSRDLSELQTLADEIARRGQALEAAASRTVEMRAFLTLFTQAQEEERRRISRELHDDTAQVLTATTRRVARLARDLSGEQRARADDIQQDLNAAIDGVRRFARNLRPSVLDDLGLLPALEWLASAAATPTRLEVSGPERRLSPATELTLFRLAQEALNNVDKHARAHTAAIRVLFEGALVRLAITDDGQGFTAGQAQARAEAGHLGLIGLRERVTLTGGTLDVDSRPGEGTTLTFTLPG from the coding sequence ATGACAGACTGGCGGGGCGACGCAGCAGAGGCGGGGGAGGGCGCGGCAGCTGGCCCGCCTGTCCGCCTGGCACCTGCCCCTGCCCTGCCCCCTTTTCCGCCGACGCTGTCGGCCGCCGCCAGCACCGCCCAGTTTGGCGAGGGGCTGGCCGCCTACGCCTGCCGGGTCACCCACGCCCACGGGGTGCGGGTCTGGGTGGTGACGGGCGGCGCCCTGACCCCGGTGGCCGAGGAAGGGCGCGGCCTGGGCTTAAGTAACGGTGAGCTGGCCCAGGCCGCCCTGACGGTGGGCGCCCTGCAGGAAGAAGGCATGCTGTGCGCCCTCCCGTTTGGCTGCGGGGTGCTGGAGTTTGTGGGGGCGGCGCCGGAGGGGGTGCAGGCACTGCTGGGGGCCTCGCCTCTGCTGGCCCTGGCCGTGGAGGGGGTGCAGGCGCGGGAAGCCCGGCGCGGTCACGGCCGCATTGCCGAGACCGTGGAAGGCCTGGTGCGCCGCCTGGGCGGCAGCCTGAACCTGGCCGAGGTGCTGACCGTGACCGCCCAGAGTGCCGCGCTGGCGCTGGGCTTCCGCCGCGCTTTCGTGGCGCTGTTCAGCGAATTGCGCGACAGCGGCGCGCGAACTGGCGAGGTCTTTACCTACGGGTTTGCCGAGCCGTTTAGCGGTGGGATCGGCGTGGGGCCGGTGACTTTTGAGGCATTGGTGGGCCGGGGCGAGGCCATCCGTTTTGAACGCAGCCGCGACGCGCATACGCCACTGGCGCGCGGCCTGGCCGAACTGAACCCAGGGGCAGCTGTGATTGCGCCTCTATCGGCGCGGGGGCAGGCGCTGGGGCTGCTGTACGTGGACACCAGCGCCCCCGGCGCCAGCGCCAGCGAGGACGACGCCCGGCTGGTGCTGGCGCTGGCTGAACAGGCGTCCCTGGCCATTGACAACGCCCGCCTGTACGGCATCGAAACCCGCAAGCGCGAGGCCGCCGAGGCGCTGCGGGAGGCCGGGGCCGCGCTGGCGGGCAGCCTCCACCTGACCGAGACTCTGGAACGGGTGCTGGAACGCGCCGTGACCCTGTTCCGGGCCGACGCCGCCGCCGTCTACGAGCGCCAGCCGGACGGCCGCACCGTGAACATCCGCAGTGCGCTGGGGCTGCCCAGCGAGTACATGTTGCGGGTGCGCGCCAAGGTGGGCGTGGGCGTCACGGGCCGCGCGATTGCCGAGTGTGCGCCGGTGGCCGCCCGCGACCTGAACACCGAACACCTGGGGGGCAGCAGCCGCTACACCCGGCAACTGCTGGCCAGCGGCCGCTACCCCTACCGGGGCGTGCTGAGCCTGCCCCTGACCACCCGCGCAGGCGTGTTCGGCGCCCTGACCCTGTACTGGGAAGCGGCCTTACCGCTGGACGGCGACGACCTCGCGCTGGCCGCCGTGTTCGCTTCACAGGCGGGCCTGGCCATTGAAAACGCCCGCCTGTACGAGGAAGAACTGCGCCGCGAGAACGAGGCGGCGGCCCTGCTGAGCGTGGCGCGGGTGCTGGGCGAGAACCAGAGTGACGCCGCGCTGGGCGACACGGCCCGCCTGGCCACCCACGCCCTGAACGCCACGCGCGGGCTGATTGCGCTGACCGATGAGGGAGGCGAGTTCACGCGCTGCGCGACCTACAACCTGCATGTGCCCACGCCCGCCGATCTGGTGGCGCTGGCCGCGCAACTGGGCCGGGGGCCGCGCGCCCTGACCCGCCGCCATACCCTGCCAGTGGCGGGCAGCGCGCTGGTGGTACCGCTGCTGGGGCCGCTGCCGCCGGGGAGCGCGGGTTCCGCCGGGCCGCCACTCCTGGGGTTTCTGTATCTGGATGACCCCGGCACGGACCCACCCGGCGAGCACCTGTTGCTGCTGGCGCGCAGCATTGCCGAACAGATTGCCCAGACCCTGACCAGAGAGCGGCTGCTCTCCGCCCTGGCGCGCGAGGAAGCCCGTTACCGCCAGCTGGCCGAGGGCGCCCACGACCTGATCGTCTCGACGGATGACCGGGGCGTGATGACCTACGCCAACCCGGCGGCGCGCGCGCTGTTAGAGCCGCTGACCGGGCCACTGGACGGCGCCAGTTTCCTGACTCTGCCCACCCCCGACACCCGCCCCGCCCTGGAGGGGGCCTGGCGCGCGGCCCGCACCCAGCCGGGGGGCAGCCGCGCCGACATTCAGGTGGGGTCGTACCGCCTGGAGGTGCGTCTGAGTTCGGTGGACGGCGGGCGCGGGGTCCTGACTGTCAGCCGCGACCTCTCGGAGTTGCAGACGCTGGCCGATGAGATTGCCCGGCGCGGGCAGGCCCTGGAAGCCGCCGCCAGCCGCACGGTCGAGATGCGCGCCTTCCTGACCCTGTTCACCCAGGCGCAGGAAGAAGAGCGGCGCCGCATTAGCCGCGAGCTGCACGACGACACGGCGCAGGTGCTGACCGCCACCACCCGCCGCGTGGCCCGGCTGGCCCGCGACCTGAGCGGCGAGCAGCGCGCCCGCGCCGACGACATTCAGCAGGACCTCAACGCTGCCATTGACGGGGTGCGCCGCTTTGCCCGCAATCTGCGGCCCAGCGTGCTGGACGACCTGGGGCTGCTGCCCGCGCTGGAATGGCTGGCTTCGGCGGCCGCCACGCCGACCCGCCTGGAAGTCAGCGGCCCCGAGCGCCGCCTGAGCCCTGCCACCGAACTGACGCTGTTCCGGCTGGCGCAGGAGGCCCTGAACAACGTGGACAAGCACGCCCGCGCCCATACCGCCGCCATCCGCGTGCTGTTTGAGGGCGCGCTGGTGCGTTTGGCCATCACCGACGACGGCCAGGGGTTCACGGCGGGCCAGGCCCAGGCCCGCGCCGAGGCCGGGCACCTGGGCCTGATCGGCCTGCGTGAGCGCGTGACCCTCACGGGCGGCACCCTGGACGTGGACAGCAGGCCAGGCGAGGGAACAACGCTCACGTTTACCCTGCCGGGGTAA
- a CDS encoding histidine phosphatase family protein, translated as MQLLLIRHGQSSNNHREQTGGDLQGRLPDPPLTAVGHEQARRLAAWAAQDPWCARITHLYTSLTTRAVQTAAPLAEALGLEVQGLEHAYECGGLTTGPAGGFTPVLGRDHASLQTDCPALRWPAALEGQPWSGGAEPWDHGHFAQRAAQVATDLRRAAGEADVLALITHHDFAPFLLAELLGLPAARGEQLSFRLNNTATVRLELGTVAPGSALLHWLNRTDHLKPDLITL; from the coding sequence GTGCAGCTCCTCCTCATTCGTCATGGCCAGTCCAGCAACAACCACCGGGAGCAGACAGGCGGTGACCTCCAGGGGCGCCTGCCCGACCCGCCATTGACGGCGGTGGGCCATGAGCAGGCGCGTCGCCTGGCTGCGTGGGCGGCGCAGGACCCCTGGTGCGCCCGCATCACGCACCTGTACACCAGCCTGACCACCCGCGCCGTGCAGACAGCTGCGCCGCTGGCTGAGGCGCTGGGGCTGGAAGTGCAGGGCCTGGAACACGCCTACGAGTGTGGCGGTCTAACCACCGGGCCTGCTGGCGGATTCACGCCGGTTTTGGGGCGAGACCACGCCTCGCTGCAGACCGACTGCCCCGCGCTGCGGTGGCCAGCTGCTCTGGAAGGTCAGCCTTGGAGCGGCGGCGCGGAACCGTGGGATCACGGGCATTTTGCCCAGCGCGCGGCCCAGGTGGCTACCGACTTACGGCGCGCCGCTGGAGAAGCTGATGTGCTGGCCCTCATCACCCACCACGATTTCGCTCCGTTCTTGCTGGCCGAGTTGCTGGGCCTGCCAGCGGCAAGAGGTGAACAGCTCAGCTTCCGCCTGAACAATACCGCCACGGTCAGGCTGGAACTCGGGACGGTGGCACCTGGGTCGGCCCTTCTACACTGGCTCAACCGCACCGACCATTTAAAGCCTGACCTCATCACCCTCTGA
- a CDS encoding YkoP family protein yields the protein MSAAPPRSLLLRAALRAGLGGAQHGGHPGDPRVGLAVPVASGADLTLSLTTLAHAGVHATLLLSPALAFRAPDAVRAAANQHEIGGLGDPAGLSGLEVTAGRPVTLWATPERLRGLSALSRQHLHALPVSAPRAAPGALLQVAPAELAAALTHLKALGYQPVPVRDVPDLRPGQPRDLLQWVYTRLVEDRFARQHAVIDLALRADAVMRVAALDHAPPPLPLPPQTPTAELHLHSPRIVGLAARSALVAYRAYRRSLKDVAHALQTRPELADAQAVFAVTLFHGPLAQAGFELLDLPPLRARWYGLGFRLLRAAYGTRRAPSEGEPKMAWLSREAFLRLHG from the coding sequence ATGTCTGCTGCCCCTCCGCGTTCTCTTCTCTTGCGCGCGGCGCTGCGTGCGGGCCTGGGCGGTGCGCAGCACGGCGGGCACCCCGGCGACCCCCGCGTGGGGCTGGCGGTACCGGTGGCCTCGGGCGCCGACCTGACACTGTCCCTGACCACCCTGGCCCACGCGGGGGTCCACGCCACCTTGCTGCTCTCGCCTGCCCTGGCCTTCCGGGCGCCCGACGCGGTACGGGCTGCCGCAAACCAGCACGAGATTGGCGGCCTGGGCGACCCGGCGGGCCTGAGTGGGCTGGAGGTGACGGCCGGCCGCCCAGTCACGCTGTGGGCCACACCCGAGCGGCTGCGCGGCCTGAGCGCACTAAGCCGGCAGCACCTGCACGCCCTCCCCGTCTCTGCTCCGCGGGCTGCCCCTGGAGCCCTGCTTCAGGTGGCCCCAGCAGAGCTGGCGGCGGCCCTCACCCACCTGAAGGCCCTGGGCTACCAGCCTGTCCCGGTGCGCGACGTGCCGGACCTGCGCCCTGGGCAGCCGCGCGACCTGCTTCAGTGGGTCTACACCCGGCTGGTCGAGGACCGTTTTGCACGCCAGCACGCGGTCATTGACCTGGCCCTGCGCGCCGACGCCGTGATGCGGGTGGCGGCCCTGGACCATGCCCCACCGCCGCTGCCCCTGCCGCCCCAGACCCCCACCGCCGAACTGCACCTGCACTCGCCGCGCATCGTGGGCCTGGCGGCCCGCAGCGCCCTGGTGGCCTACCGCGCCTACCGCCGCAGCCTGAAGGACGTGGCCCACGCCCTACAGACCCGCCCCGAGCTGGCGGACGCGCAGGCGGTCTTTGCGGTGACGCTGTTTCACGGCCCGTTGGCGCAGGCGGGCTTTGAGCTGCTGGACCTGCCGCCCCTGCGCGCCCGCTGGTACGGCCTGGGCTTCCGGCTGCTGCGTGCAGCCTACGGCACCCGCCGCGCCCCCAGTGAAGGTGAGCCCAAGATGGCCTGGCTCTCCAGAGAGGCGTTCCTGAGGCTGCACGGGTAA
- a CDS encoding glycosyltransferase family 4 protein, which produces MKPLRIGLFTDTFLPDQNGIVTSVGLLSDELRAQGHHVEVVAPDFPEHVDTRPDVVRVDSVRYMFLPTYRLAWPTRKDFTHKYDVVHTHTPLTLGMAGARLARKWNVPHVATYHTHIEAYTHYVPGVTALQRHTGVVTKAMSLLYGRADAVITPTAGMLDVLRAMRVRRPVVIPTSIDPRVLRAAPPIQNPWPEGKRRLLSVGRLAREKRFDHVLDTLPGLPDAHLVVLGEGPERDHLEAHAARLGVADRVTFLGVRPWTEVGAYYRLAELFVFASDTETQGLVLQEAQLMGVPVVAVGARGTLSGVAHERSGYLVRPADVNALTHHSRQILADPGLWARLSAGARAFGASTTPAGVASQVLDVYSQVLGMPREVAFPEGTTGHPRSSLVYDR; this is translated from the coding sequence ATGAAGCCGCTGCGGATTGGTCTGTTCACCGATACCTTTCTGCCTGACCAGAACGGCATCGTGACCAGCGTGGGCCTCCTGAGCGACGAACTGCGCGCCCAGGGGCACCACGTGGAGGTGGTGGCCCCGGACTTTCCGGAGCATGTGGACACCCGCCCGGACGTGGTGCGCGTGGACAGCGTGCGCTACATGTTCCTGCCCACCTACCGCCTGGCGTGGCCCACCCGCAAGGACTTCACGCACAAGTACGACGTGGTGCACACCCACACCCCGCTGACGCTGGGCATGGCCGGCGCGCGGCTGGCCCGCAAGTGGAACGTGCCGCATGTGGCGACCTACCACACGCACATTGAGGCCTACACGCACTATGTGCCCGGCGTGACGGCCTTGCAGCGCCATACAGGCGTGGTCACCAAGGCCATGAGCCTGCTGTACGGCCGCGCCGACGCCGTGATTACCCCCACCGCCGGCATGCTGGACGTGCTGCGCGCCATGCGGGTGCGCCGCCCGGTGGTCATTCCCACCAGCATTGACCCGCGCGTGCTGCGCGCCGCGCCGCCCATTCAGAACCCCTGGCCCGAGGGCAAGCGGCGCCTGCTCAGCGTGGGCCGCCTGGCGCGCGAAAAGCGCTTTGACCATGTGCTGGACACCCTGCCGGGCCTGCCTGACGCCCACCTGGTCGTGCTGGGCGAGGGCCCAGAGCGTGACCACCTGGAAGCGCACGCGGCGCGCCTGGGGGTGGCCGACCGGGTGACCTTCCTGGGCGTGCGCCCCTGGACCGAGGTGGGCGCCTACTACCGCCTGGCCGAGCTGTTCGTGTTTGCCAGCGACACCGAAACCCAGGGCCTCGTTTTGCAGGAAGCCCAGCTGATGGGCGTGCCGGTGGTGGCGGTGGGCGCGCGCGGCACGCTCAGCGGCGTGGCCCATGAGCGCAGCGGCTATCTGGTGCGCCCGGCAGACGTGAACGCCCTGACCCACCACAGCCGGCAGATTCTGGCTGACCCTGGGCTGTGGGCGCGGCTCTCGGCCGGCGCGCGCGCGTTTGGGGCCTCCACCACCCCGGCGGGTGTGGCCTCACAGGTGCTGGATGTCTACAGCCAGGTGCTGGGCATGCCGCGCGAGGTCGCCTTCCCGGAGGGCACTACCGGTCATCCCCGAAGTAGCCTCGTGTATGACCGGTAA
- a CDS encoding glycosyltransferase, protein MPAFTVVIPARNEARYLPHTLRALERQTRAPEAVIVVDNGSRDDTVLIAQAWGAQVLRCEPRGVALARQMGLDAAQTDWVATTDADSLPVPGWLDCLHEAAPGRVALYGPMRFSGVAPHWARLSGVSYSGFLHLARVVGRPNLAAANMAFSREAALLAGGYPAVEAYEDVILGQALARLGRVAYVRGALVETSARRLDRGLGPFLWQHLKNITGHTRGYFGDDR, encoded by the coding sequence GTGCCCGCGTTTACTGTCGTGATTCCAGCCCGCAACGAGGCGAGGTATCTGCCCCACACCCTGCGGGCCCTGGAACGGCAAACGCGCGCCCCTGAGGCCGTGATTGTGGTGGACAACGGGAGCCGCGACGACACCGTGCTGATTGCCCAGGCCTGGGGCGCCCAGGTGCTGCGCTGCGAGCCGCGTGGGGTGGCGCTGGCCCGGCAGATGGGGCTGGACGCCGCCCAGACCGACTGGGTGGCCACCACCGACGCCGACTCTCTGCCAGTGCCGGGGTGGCTGGACTGCCTGCATGAGGCTGCGCCGGGCCGGGTGGCCCTGTACGGCCCCATGCGCTTTTCGGGGGTGGCCCCACACTGGGCGCGGTTGTCGGGCGTCAGTTACAGCGGCTTTCTGCACCTGGCGCGCGTGGTGGGCCGCCCCAACCTGGCCGCCGCCAACATGGCCTTCTCGCGTGAGGCCGCGCTGCTGGCGGGCGGGTATCCGGCCGTCGAGGCCTACGAGGACGTGATTCTGGGGCAGGCGCTGGCGAGGCTGGGCCGCGTGGCCTATGTGCGCGGCGCGCTGGTCGAAACGAGTGCCCGGCGCCTGGACCGGGGCCTGGGGCCGTTTCTGTGGCAGCACCTGAAAAACATTACCGGTCATACACGAGGCTACTTCGGGGATGACCGGTAG